One Mus pahari chromosome 10, PAHARI_EIJ_v1.1, whole genome shotgun sequence genomic window, TTCTCAGGTAGGTCTTGATTCTTATTCTTTGGGGTCTAACAGCTTACTCAAGCTACATTTCACTACTTATTGGCAATCCATTTTTAACCAGTCATACTTGCAATAACCTGAACAAAGGAACTGACAAACCTTTAAAGGGTTTGCAGCCAACAGTAAACTATTCAGAGGCTTTACACATCACTTTTCTAAGTCTTGCCTAAACTTAGGCCACCTGTTTTGATCTCATGGGCTTCATGACATATCCCATGCAGCCTTGCCAATCCACTTCCAGAGACTAGAGCCCATGTTCTGCCAAGGTCAGGTTAACATGGCTCAAGTAAATTACATGTTCTGGCAACTCAAGTGCAGTCACTTAACACACATATTACACAAAAGTTCTCAGTTTAATACTAAATAGCCTTTACGGCATCTTCCAGGTATTCCTATAAAATACCACCTACCCATCAGCCTGTTTTACATCCTAGCAAAAGCTAATAAACCTAAGCTCATTTTGCTCCCCTTTCAACATTGGTCCTTTGGTAAAGGTTCTCGTGTAATTATGGAAGGAAATACTTAGTGACCCTCCAACCTTGCTTCATTTCCAATATTCACAAAGTAAACGCAGTATTCCAATGTGGTAGCATACTCAAGCAATGCTGCCTAAAGCAAACTTAGCTGTCATGTCCAGTTGCTACTGCATGCAGATCCAGACAAAGGACCCAAGTCTGCCCCAACTATGCTCCACACCTTGAGTTGATACATCTAGTTTGTCTGAAGTTAACCCAAATCAGCCCCATTTAGTTTGTAATATGGCCTTTGAAATAGCTCAGCTCTGGGTAGACCCAGTCGGACCAGAACTCAATCCCTAGGAACATACCATGGGGACCCCAGTACCTTTTGTTGTATACACTCAGTTAACTTTCAGCATTGACCAACACAGGATTTCTCATTAAACTTGTTTTAATGGTCTCAAAATTCTGTGACAGATTTTTGGTCAAGTTGTTTCCATTAAAAAGTACTGATTTTGAAAACTAATAACTTAAAActgccacacacaaaaaaaaatggtccacaaaacattctttccttctgaagGTTTTACGATGCATTGTTATCATTAACCAGTCTTTTACTATTAAACTTAAATGGCCAATTGAGACAAACAGTTCTGAGACCGTTCTTCCACCACTGATTAAGACTGGGGTGGCAGGTGTTAGGGATAATATTCATTTAGCCTTCTGAGCTTTCTGGGCAGACTTGGTGACTTTGCCAGCTCCAGCAGCCTTCTTGTCCACAGCTTTGATGACACCCACAGCAACTGTCTGCCTCATGTCACGAACAGCAAAACGACCTATATAGAAAAATGCCATGTGTCAGTATCTTTGCTACTCAAGCAACATTTCATATTACAAACTTGATGTTCATTCAGTGTATCAGAAACTTAGATCATGCTTACCAAGTGGAGGATAGTCAGAGAAGCTCTCAACACACATGGGCTTGCCAGGGACCATATCAACAATGGCAGCATCACCAGACTTCAGGAATTTGGGGCCATCTTCCAGCTTCTTACCAGAACGACGATCGATCTTTTCTTTAAGCTCAGCAAACTTGCATGCTATGTGGGCTGTGTGACAATCCAGAACAGGAGCATAGCCAGCACTAATTTGGCCTGGATGGTTCAGGATAATAACCtaagaaaaacaacatttattaAAGTCTTGCCTTGTGATTCTGCATACAACCAATCTTGCcacctattttaaaaatgtattacctGAGCAGTGAAGCCAGCTGCTTCCATTGGTGGGTCGTTTTTGCTGTCACCAGCAACATTGCCTCGTCTAACATCTTTGACAGACACATTCTTTACATTGAAGCCCACATTGTCCCCAGGAAGAGCTTCACTCAAAGCTTCATGGTGCATTTCAACAGACTTGACTTCAGTTGTTACATTGACTGGAGCAAAGGTAACCACCATGCCAGGTTTGAGAACACCAGTCTCCACTCGGCCCACAGGGACAGTGCCAATGcctaaaatattgttaaataaataaataagtatttaataCATCAGTTTGTGAAGACTTCAAATTCACTTTAACATTCTACTTAATGTTCTACCTACCCCCAATTTTATAGACATCCTGGAGGGGCAGTCGCAGAGGCTTGTCAGTTGGACGAGTTGGTGGTAGGATACAATCCAAAGCTTCCAGCAGTGTGGTGCCACTGGCACTGCCATCTTTGCGGGTGACTTTCCATCCCTTGAACCAAGGCATCTAAAACACAGGCAGTCAAATATTATAACCTCCTTACTTGTTGCAGCTTTCTCCATTCAACTACCTTAAAAGTCACTTACATTAGCACTTGGCTCCAGCATGTTGTCACCATTCCAACCAGAAATTGGCACAAATGCTACTGTGTCAGGGTTGTAGCCAATTTTCTTAATGTAGGTGCTGACTTCCTTAACGATTTCCTCATATCTCTTCTGACTGTATGGTGGCTCGGTGGAATCCATTTTGTTGACACCAACAATCAGCTGTTTCACACCCAGGGTGTAAGCCAGAAGAGCATGTTCACGGGTCTGCCCGTTCTTGGAGATACCAGCTTCAAATTCACCAACACCAGCAGCAACAATCAGGACAGCACAGTCAGCCTGTAAGGAATAAGACAATCATCTATCAAAGATAAAAAAAGCATCCCCACTAAAAAATATCCCGGGTCAGGAATGGGTAAATTTTACACACCTGAGATGTGCCTGTAATCATGTTTTTGATGAAATCTCTGTGTCCTGGGGCATCAATGATGGTCACATAGTATTTGCTGGTCTCGAATTTCCACAGGGAGATGTCAATAGTGATACCACGCTCACGCTCTGCTTTCAGTTTGTCCAAGACCCAGGCGTACTTGAAGGAGCCCTTTCCCATCTGCAAGTGACTTGGAATTAATACCCAAGACCTTGGTTCTACTCCCTTATAGAATTTCTATCCCCCCTCTTGCCTTATACTTGCCTCAGCAGCCTCCTTCTCGAACTTCTCGATCGTTCGCTTGTCGATCCCACCACATTTGTAGATCAGGTGGCCGGTTGTGGTGGACTTGCCGGAGTCTACGTGTCCGATTACGACGATGTTGATGTGAGTCTTTTCCTTTCCCATGTTTGCTTTGAATTAGCGGTGGCTTTCACAACACCTAAAAACGGGTTTAAAAGATACCTTTGAACCGCCATGGAGAGGGAGACCTCGCTTCACTCAAAACTCAAGAGGACAAATTCCAAGAATGACTTCCAGCGCCAGGCCGGCCTGACTAGTCTCCACCCACCAAACGTGAACAAACTCCAACGCCATTACATCCCCTCCCCCCGCCGCGACGAGCGGTGCTCCAGAGAAAGCCCGAGGTGACGATTGCGGCCGACAGGACCACGGGGTCACAGGAAGCAGCGGCCGGCGAGGGGCCAGGCCCTCTTCCTTTGTGTGGGTGACTGACTCACCCGCCCGCTCCACCGGGCTGCCGCGTCCTCCATTTTGAGCTCCTTGCAACAGGGCCCGGGAGCGGCCATCTTTCCGCGCACGCAACTGGTGCCGGGCGGGACGGCCTCACCCTCGTAAGGAGGCAGGGGACCGCGGAGCCGCTAGGCCAGATCGTGCAGGCTGCTGGGGCCACATGGCCTCGGGACGCTAATCCCGAGCCTGGTTGctttgggaaaaaaatcccaggcCTCGCCCCATCCGGGTGGCGTCGGACATGTGGTCCGAaggcaggcgggcgggcgggcccCAGCCGCCGCTCCcgtcccttcctccccaccatGAGCTCTCCGGCTCCGGACGAACAAGCCCCACACCCTCCCTTTGTTAGCCCCTGCTGCTGGACGGCAATCGAGGTCAGCGGGGCAGAGGATCAACCATCGCGCGGCCGGAGTGGCACGCGGCGGTGGCGGCGTGGACGCCACGCTAGGCCTCAAGCCGGACACGAGGCGAGGCTACGGGGTTGCCGCTCGGCCTCGCACTCCGCCTCCCGCGCCGCCCCGCAGCTCGGAGCGGGAATGCTCGCTCGCAGCTCATCCCCGCCGAGGACACCCCGCCGCCTGGTAGCCCGAGCCCGCTCGGCGCCCCTGCTCGGCGGCCCGCGCAAGCCACACCCGCCACTCACCTGCGTTCTGACGGCAAACCCGTTGCGAAAAAGAACGTCCAAGGCGACTGCCGCACTTATATACCGTTCTCCCCCACCCTCGGGAAGAGGGCGGAGCCAGCACACGACACCACTTTCCCAGTCTGCCCCGCGCCAGCTCCTCggccgcccccccacccccggctcagcgcgcccctccccccccctacCGCCGGGGACTGTGAGCTTGTGTGCTCTGCTCTCCCCGCGCTCAACCCTGGGCGCACGCTCCTCGCACTGTGGTGGGGCGGGTACCGGGATTCTGGGCTGTGAGAATTTAGCGACGGTCCCTGGGATTTCCCCAGGCGAAGGCGATCCCTCCTTTTGTATGAATTACTCTCGGCCCCAACCGAGGGTGGGGCGGCGAGAAGCTGGCCAAAAGGGCGGCCAGAATCTATCCCGACTCTTCCTGACTCCGCTGCCAAGGCTGTGTCAAGATCCTGGTGTCCCTTCCCACGGAGGCTACCTCCCGACGTCAGCCCCGCTATCATCCTGTTCGCCTCCCGCAGCCCTTGCTCTCCTGGCAGGGAGAGGAACACAATGTTGGGGACCCTTCCCGGCTCCAGAACCCAAGGGCTTAGCTCAGTAGCGGAGAGCTCGACCGATCTGCCCCTGTGTTGGCCCCTTGGTTTATTCCATCCAATGCCGGCTGCTTCTCTGGAAGCCTGAAGCAGCCTTCACACCCCTAAAGGGTTCAGTTGAGAATATGCTTCAGTCCTACAGTTAGCTTTACTTTGATTCTAGGTTTGTTACACTAAAAAGATtgtatgtgtgcacgcgcgcgtgcatttgtgtgtgtatgtgtatgtacagtcATTTGATTGAACATGAGAAACCTGAAAGTAATCCACCCCACATGGTCTCATTTAAATACCAGCATCAGCAATCTCCCAGTGCCCATCCCTAACACTTGTGAAATCACAGCTTCTCAAAAATGGCTTGTCTTGTTATTTACATCCCTTTCTTTGCTGCAGCATTGTTTtgttattgagacaaggtctctcttttttagtcctggctgccctggaataaGTAGACCAGGCCGACTTCAAATTCACAGCTATCCGACCTGCTGGCcatttttaaatgcttctcaggACAGGCACTCACAAGTGTttctcagaggaaagaaaaacttctttgttttgtttgttaatgctagagatggaaaaagaattattttgtaaTGGGATATGGGGTGCTGGAGCTGGAACCCTAGGGTGTCTGCACACTAGGGAAGCACTCTATCACCAAGTTATAGTTCCTAGCTCAAAGTACCTTAATAATCTGATTATCATTAGATCTCCTCTCCCAGGTGTACAACATCACTGCCTTGTAACAAACACTTGATGTTCTTGCACCAACCTCACTAGGAGCGTTTGAGGGCCTCTGTCTAGtgttcacagaaacacacaggatTTGCAAAGGAACTATTTGTTTCTGGGGAAGAGTTCCACAGCCAAGGGAAAAacctaaatataaaacaatttggaACGAGTTCAAAGCAAATGTACAAGATGCTTGCTTCTcgtttcttaagttttttttttttaagatttatttattattataatatctaagtacactgtaactgtcttcagacacaccagaaaagggcatcagatctcattacggatggttgtgagctaccatgtggttgctgggatttgaactcaggaccttcagaagagcagtcagtgctcttaaccactgagccatctctccagccccacttctcATTTCTTGTCTAATTCTAGTTTTCAATTTTTCCTCACAACCCAAactgttgtttttttaactttttttttaagtagcatttatttagtgtgtgtgattGTGCGTGTGCCACCTCACAccgcacagaggcaggaggacacctTTTGTGGGGCAGGTTTGCCCCTCAACCATGTGGGTCTATGGGATCTAACTCAGAACAGTCAGACTTTGTACGCACAGAGCCATTTCAtcacctccttttgtttttgtttgaaacagaacctgatgtagctcaggatggcctcaaactcattatgttgctgaggctggccttcaacttctaATCTTCCTAGCTCCacttctcaagtactgggatcTCAGGTGTGCCCCCTTATCCTTCCCACAGCCCGCCTCCCAGGCTTCTTTTCTTGCCTATGTGAGAAGCCCCTGTAATAGCCTTCCTAACTCTTAGTTTACAGATCCTTACAACTTTCCTAAAGGCAGGTTTTCTCATTCATCAGATGGCTTCTAGCTTCATTCTCATTTAACACTGGTAATTGTAATCAAAGAATCCAGGACAAAGTTTCCCtcaaagtatatacatataactaATTATTTTCTATCCAcagaagccttttctttttctggtcaaTGAGGTTGTTAAAGGATCAAACACAGGATCTATTCTATGCGTGCTAGGCACACAAAAGCCTTTTCTGTAATGTCCACATTAGCCTCTCTCATTTCACAAATTCTTTTTTCACACAGAATTGTTCTAGGGTTCCTAGCCAGTCATATACATACAGGAGAAAATTATCGTGATACCCTACTGCCTATTTGTAACAGGAGAAATTGTAAGAAATACTCGAAAACCATTCAGCAGCAGTAGAACCgcactctctgctctctctgtttaTTTCCCTGGAGACACTGGCTAGAGACTCCTCTTTGCAGCTTGTTTCCCACAGTCAGCTGTGGGATATATTAGTGTATTACAGTAGTGCTGACTGTGCCACACTAGATGTTATTTTCCATGCTTGCTTTAGCGGTGTATGCTTCCAATGGTTTTAGGCTTATATATTATTGGGGTAATATGATAGTAcacatcttttattttgttttctttagttttccagacaaagtttctctatgtaacatccctggctgtcctggaactcactttgtggaccaggctggcctcgaattcactgggatctgcctgcctctgccgtccctgtgctgggattaaaggcctacaccACTAAGCCTGGCGACCCTACATATTTTTTTAGCAGGAATGGCACATTTTTGACAAtgtaaagaaattattatttcatgACCTGATGGTCTGAATCAAAGATTAAAGACTGAAAGTTTAGAGgattggtttgttttaatttttttattttatatatgtggacattttgcctgcatgtgtgtttatgcactgTGTGTATTCCAGGTGCCCTCCCTCAGGGGTGGGGGGTTAGGGTGTTAGGCCTCTGGAActaggatggttgtaagctgcctgatgtgggtgctgggcactgagccccgtcctctgtaagaacagccggTCTTCGTAACTGTTGAGCCATCGCTCTAGACCTAGATGCTGTgtacttatttaaattttttaaattttacactctatgttttatacacacacacacacacgttgtttgttttgtcttctgagtcagggtctctctgggtagccctggctagcccagaacttactatgtagactaggctggcctcaaagatcctcctgactctgccttgcgaggtaggggtgggggcatttctcatcttcctttttgttttgttctgttttctgattGTTTAGGGACAGACCCTCGTGCAGCCtcagctgccctcaaactcatcCCGTAACTAAAAAtaaccttgagcttctgattcccctgcctccaccttcatcACCTGGTTTTATGCAGCATCCCCtcctctgaaactccagttccaagagacctgacaccctcactcagacacaaaacaggcagaacaccaatacacgtaaaataaaaataaacaaatcgttttttaaaaataatttcccaaaGTTGCACAATTTATTGAAATGACATTGCAAACAAATAATTCTGTACAATCCTGATACTGATACTCAGAGAGGTGCCTTCAGTTAAATTAGTCTAtctaagctccaggacagccaaggctacagtgagaaactctgtctcaaaaaaacaaaaaaaaaacaaaaaaaaaaacaaaaaaaaaaNaaaaaaaaaacaagccaggtgtggtggcgcacacctttagtcctagcact contains:
- the Eef1a1 gene encoding elongation factor 1-alpha 1, with amino-acid sequence MGKEKTHINIVVIGHVDSGKSTTTGHLIYKCGGIDKRTIEKFEKEAAEMGKGSFKYAWVLDKLKAERERGITIDISLWKFETSKYYVTIIDAPGHRDFIKNMITGTSQADCAVLIVAAGVGEFEAGISKNGQTREHALLAYTLGVKQLIVGVNKMDSTEPPYSQKRYEEIVKEVSTYIKKIGYNPDTVAFVPISGWNGDNMLEPSANMPWFKGWKVTRKDGSASGTTLLEALDCILPPTRPTDKPLRLPLQDVYKIGGIGTVPVGRVETGVLKPGMVVTFAPVNVTTEVKSVEMHHEALSEALPGDNVGFNVKNVSVKDVRRGNVAGDSKNDPPMEAAGFTAQVIILNHPGQISAGYAPVLDCHTAHIACKFAELKEKIDRRSGKKLEDGPKFLKSGDAAIVDMVPGKPMCVESFSDYPPLGRFAVRDMRQTVAVGVIKAVDKKAAGAGKVTKSAQKAQKAK